A single genomic interval of Adhaeribacter pallidiroseus harbors:
- a CDS encoding dienelactone hydrolase family protein produces the protein MDEIKKEAIKQEVFDLYDDYAHNRVDRREFMQQLSAYAVGGLTVASLMSFLMPDYQGAVQIKPNDPRLKSEYVNYSSPQGGGTIKALLSQPADVKKKLGGIVVVHENRGLNPHIKDVARRAALAGFVSIAPDALTPLGGYPGNDDQGRELQSKRDRNEMLTDFIAAADFLKNHKDCNGKVGVVGFCFGGWIANMMAVRLPDLGAAVPFYGGQPAAEDVPKIKAPLLLHYAALDTRVNEGWPAYETALKNNKKAYTAYMYENANHGFHNDTTPRYDKAAAELAWKRTIDFFHDKLK, from the coding sequence ATGGACGAAATAAAAAAAGAAGCTATTAAACAAGAAGTTTTTGACCTATATGACGATTACGCGCACAACCGGGTAGACCGGCGCGAGTTTATGCAGCAGTTATCCGCGTATGCCGTGGGTGGTTTAACTGTGGCCTCCCTCATGAGTTTTCTGATGCCTGATTACCAGGGTGCCGTTCAAATTAAACCTAATGATCCGCGTTTAAAATCGGAGTACGTAAACTACTCTTCGCCGCAAGGGGGTGGCACGATAAAGGCTTTATTATCGCAACCCGCCGATGTTAAAAAGAAACTAGGCGGCATAGTGGTAGTACACGAAAACCGGGGCTTAAATCCGCACATTAAAGATGTAGCCCGGCGGGCTGCGTTGGCCGGGTTTGTTTCCATAGCGCCCGATGCCTTAACGCCCCTGGGCGGTTATCCGGGTAATGACGACCAAGGCCGGGAACTGCAAAGTAAACGCGACCGCAACGAAATGCTAACTGATTTTATTGCGGCCGCTGATTTTTTAAAAAATCATAAAGATTGTAATGGCAAAGTAGGGGTAGTTGGCTTTTGTTTTGGTGGCTGGATCGCCAACATGATGGCCGTGCGCCTACCCGATTTAGGAGCAGCCGTGCCGTTTTACGGTGGCCAACCAGCTGCCGAAGATGTACCTAAAATTAAAGCGCCGCTCTTGCTGCACTACGCCGCCTTAGACACCCGGGTAAACGAGGGTTGGCCGGCTTACGAAACCGCACTTAAAAACAATAAAAAAGCTTATACCGCTTACATGTACGAAAACGCGAACCACGGCTTCCATAACGATACCACGCCCCGTTACGACAAAGCCGCTGCCGAACTAGCCTGGAAACGAACTATTGACTTTTTCCACGATAAGTTGAAGTAA
- a CDS encoding alpha/beta hydrolase: MGVNNPRPENNELPLQAFQNITLKSNRSIACWHIKTNHSKGTVILFHGYGGQKSTMLDKSNKFIKLGYSTLLVDFMGSGGSEGNQTTIGFLEAAQVKTCFNYLKDQGESPIYLFGTSMGAVAILKAIKDYSISPKAIILECPFGSMYETVGARFKMMNVPIFPIAGFLVFWGGVQNGYWAFSHNPKEYAKSISCPTLLLYGAQDLKVSRREIKEIYANLNGKKKLKIYLEAGHENYLIKYQKQWLADVQNFLLQNS; encoded by the coding sequence TTGGGGGTAAATAACCCGAGGCCAGAGAATAACGAACTTCCTTTACAAGCTTTCCAGAATATAACTTTAAAAAGTAATCGAAGCATTGCCTGTTGGCATATTAAAACAAACCACTCTAAAGGCACTGTTATTCTTTTTCACGGTTACGGTGGTCAAAAATCTACCATGCTCGATAAATCTAACAAATTTATTAAACTCGGCTATAGTACTCTACTTGTTGATTTTATGGGTTCCGGTGGTTCTGAAGGAAACCAAACAACCATCGGGTTTTTAGAAGCAGCGCAAGTAAAAACTTGTTTTAACTATTTAAAAGACCAAGGAGAAAGCCCAATTTATTTATTCGGGACTTCTATGGGGGCAGTGGCCATTTTAAAAGCTATTAAAGATTATTCTATTTCGCCTAAAGCCATTATCCTAGAATGTCCGTTTGGTTCTATGTACGAAACAGTAGGTGCGCGATTTAAAATGATGAATGTCCCAATTTTTCCTATAGCGGGTTTTCTGGTTTTTTGGGGTGGCGTACAAAATGGTTACTGGGCTTTTAGCCATAATCCGAAAGAATATGCAAAAAGTATTAGTTGCCCAACCTTACTATTATACGGCGCGCAAGATCTTAAAGTAAGCAGAAGAGAAATCAAGGAGATATACGCTAACTTAAACGGCAAGAAAAAATTAAAAATATATCTAGAAGCAGGACATGAAAACTATTTAATAAAATACCAAAAACAGTGGCTTGCAGATGTACAAAATTTTCTGCTCCAAAACTCCTAA
- a CDS encoding DUF6157 family protein → MKIHSTNYQNTFIQVADDCPATKGEIPLGKKDTKTVAQLQFELISQNPYRFTSDDVLFQVFAQRNNLTATEQPTAREQFFAKGQPCFRASPLTKQYGWGIHHNQESKIALYGRETTAYEAFTTDKALKVVKAMKISK, encoded by the coding sequence ATGAAAATACATAGCACCAACTACCAAAACACTTTTATACAAGTCGCCGACGATTGCCCGGCTACCAAGGGAGAAATTCCGCTGGGGAAAAAAGACACTAAAACGGTAGCCCAGCTGCAATTTGAATTAATAAGCCAAAACCCTTATAGATTCACCTCCGACGACGTGCTTTTTCAAGTTTTTGCCCAACGTAACAACTTAACCGCCACCGAACAACCAACAGCCCGGGAACAATTCTTTGCAAAAGGGCAACCATGCTTTCGGGCATCTCCTTTAACGAAGCAATATGGCTGGGGTATTCACCACAACCAAGAAAGTAAAATTGCCCTGTACGGGCGGGAAACCACCGCGTACGAAGCGTTTACAACCGATAAGGCGCTTAAAGTGGTAAAGGCCATGAAGATCAGCAAGTAA